A region of Paenibacillus sp. 37 DNA encodes the following proteins:
- a CDS encoding carbohydrate ABC transporter permease: MKAMPSPSGRKIGSTLGTYLLLTLISLIMIVPFIWMISTSFKEPQSIFTYPPQWIPESFRFQNYIDVFQLIPFHRFYWNSIYISALVVLGTVFFASLAGYAFAKIPFKGRNVVFLILLSAMMIPHEVTAIPMFLFMRQLGWIDTHLPLILLPIFGAGGVFGIFVMRQFFITVPTELEEAAMIDGCNRFRIYARIMLPIAKPGMATLTIFTFVTIWNEFFDPLIFINSRDLMTLPLGLSLFTDEVGTAWQYLMSATVMATLPLLIVFFLAQRRFIEGVAMTGLKE; this comes from the coding sequence ATGAAGGCGATGCCTAGTCCTTCGGGGAGGAAGATAGGAAGTACCCTTGGGACGTATTTGCTGCTGACACTGATTTCACTAATCATGATTGTGCCATTTATCTGGATGATATCGACGTCATTCAAGGAGCCCCAGAGCATATTCACCTATCCACCACAGTGGATACCGGAATCATTCCGATTTCAGAACTACATCGATGTCTTCCAATTGATTCCGTTTCACCGTTTTTATTGGAACAGTATCTACATTTCTGCTTTGGTTGTGCTGGGCACCGTATTTTTTGCTTCTCTCGCCGGTTATGCATTCGCCAAAATTCCATTTAAGGGACGTAATGTGGTATTTCTCATCCTGCTGAGTGCCATGATGATTCCCCATGAGGTGACGGCGATTCCGATGTTTCTGTTCATGCGGCAGCTGGGGTGGATTGATACCCATCTTCCGCTGATACTACTGCCCATCTTTGGCGCGGGTGGTGTATTTGGCATCTTTGTGATGCGGCAGTTCTTCATTACGGTGCCAACGGAACTGGAGGAAGCGGCGATGATTGACGGCTGCAACCGATTCCGAATATATGCGCGAATTATGCTGCCTATTGCCAAGCCGGGTATGGCTACGCTGACGATCTTCACGTTTGTGACGATCTGGAATGAGTTCTTTGATCCGTTGATCTTCATTAACTCGCGTGATCTAATGACGCTGCCGCTTGGATTATCTCTCTTTACAGATGAGGTGGGTACAGCCTGGCAATATCTGATGAGCGCCACCGTTATGGCGACCTTGCCGCTGTTAATTGTCTTTTTCCTGGCACAACGGCGCTTCATTGAGGGGGTTGCCATGACGGGACTGAAAGAGTAA
- a CDS encoding ABC transporter substrate-binding protein yields MKKAGLILMLVLMMVASIACTSANSSSEPGSAGGENGEVELKFMMWGNQAHMDVYNKLIDGFTKENPGIKVTMESVPFAEYQQKISVLAAGGSLPDLAWVSERMVPQFKSNHILADVSEFKDDAQFKLDDYIPSTLDLFRDGDQLLGLPFSTPPVVMFYNKALFDQAGLTDPNTLAAQGQWTWEQFEESAKAITSKDATNRVYGANFFRDWKTWAVLSSYSWSNGSGPFDEGMTKFTWNDAYGIQTFELLERMMFTDESHPKAGEQVSFDAGNVGMFFDNYSYVSKAREITDFEWSIAPMPSGSQGSVPMLGQAGYAMFNDSKHPEETKKLLKYFASEQGIQATATYFVPPRTSVLNSDAFILQPNNPSKEHIVQAVIDEMPKARLIPGHIRWQDIDNAVLQGFDRLFAKTATAEDNLKQMQEEIQSVLQP; encoded by the coding sequence ATGAAAAAAGCGGGACTGATACTGATGCTTGTACTCATGATGGTGGCTTCAATCGCGTGCACTAGCGCCAATTCCAGCAGTGAACCTGGCAGTGCAGGCGGGGAGAATGGGGAGGTGGAGCTGAAGTTCATGATGTGGGGCAACCAGGCACATATGGATGTATACAACAAGCTGATTGATGGCTTCACCAAGGAAAATCCAGGCATCAAAGTCACGATGGAATCCGTACCTTTCGCAGAATACCAACAAAAAATTTCGGTGCTTGCTGCCGGAGGCTCTCTTCCCGATCTCGCCTGGGTATCGGAGCGAATGGTACCACAATTCAAGTCCAACCACATTCTGGCCGATGTATCCGAGTTCAAGGATGATGCACAGTTTAAGCTGGATGATTATATTCCAAGTACATTGGATTTGTTCCGTGATGGAGACCAGCTGCTGGGGCTACCTTTTTCTACACCTCCGGTGGTCATGTTTTACAATAAAGCGCTGTTCGATCAAGCCGGCCTGACTGATCCAAACACACTTGCCGCCCAAGGGCAATGGACATGGGAACAGTTCGAAGAGTCCGCCAAAGCCATTACCAGCAAGGATGCGACCAACCGAGTCTATGGTGCCAACTTTTTTCGCGACTGGAAGACCTGGGCGGTGCTCTCCTCCTATTCCTGGTCCAATGGAAGCGGTCCGTTTGATGAAGGTATGACGAAGTTCACCTGGAACGATGCCTACGGTATACAGACCTTTGAATTACTGGAGCGCATGATGTTCACCGATGAATCACATCCGAAGGCGGGCGAGCAAGTTAGCTTCGATGCGGGTAATGTGGGCATGTTCTTCGATAATTACAGTTATGTTTCCAAAGCAAGGGAGATTACGGATTTTGAATGGAGCATCGCGCCTATGCCATCCGGTTCACAAGGCAGTGTACCGATGCTGGGGCAGGCCGGATATGCCATGTTCAACGATAGCAAACATCCAGAGGAAACAAAGAAGCTGTTGAAGTATTTTGCGAGTGAGCAGGGGATTCAGGCGACAGCCACCTATTTTGTGCCTCCTCGTACTTCTGTTCTGAACTCGGATGCATTCATTCTTCAGCCGAATAACCCGAGCAAAGAGCATATTGTGCAGGCCGTCATTGATGAAATGCCGAAAGCGCGCTTAATCCCCGGCCATATCCGTTGGCAGGATATCGACAATGCGGTATTGCAGGGATTCGACCGACTGTTTGCCAAGACGGCGACAGCTGAGGATAACCTGAAACAAATGCAGGAAGAGATCCAAAGTGTGTTGCAACCCTGA
- a CDS encoding sensor histidine kinase: MMDKVHSYFRKNVNLRTKLLLLFLALTLLPLGLQGVMNYKHFSQTMDRKTEQFTIELVRQINANLNRLLKDFERLSLLPLYDQMVLGILGKYNGSMGSGTWARSEDYLKMKLYTSGQAYDRPEIRGIHLISNSGILFSNLDSLAVKPVWDSRQDDWFAELEDSEGTWRLLPPHQPSYYTGGQQEWYISAGRVLRDPGTLQRLGYILIDIRLEAFGQLLSNLNYEQDASLMIVDSKQRLLFERTSTGGMSAYDQLLTNGQLQGYAGNQKIVLDGQSYLYVQHHSSYSGLSVISLTPIVVIQKESGKMLTFTIWFAVLCMAGIAILAVLLSYRITRPLIRLKHHMIRVEQGDFSQRVAHFSNDEFGQMSRGFNRMMEEIHRLFNEVFLLGIQEREAELSALQSQMNPHFIYNTLESINMMAIRQKHAEVSDMVTALGKLLRYTIDKVDRMVPLGEELAFVQSYVRIQQVRYDGKLKIIYDIEEGITEYLIPKLVLQPLVENAVYHGIEGQENGGVIWVSALKFDHELLISVRDNGKGMTQAKMDELNESITKQPSSQALRCHAGDSLGLNNIAQRLRLMYGEGGSLSIDGSPGQGLVVTISIQILPKGD, translated from the coding sequence ATGATGGACAAGGTACACAGTTATTTCAGAAAAAATGTAAACCTGCGCACCAAGTTACTCCTGTTGTTCCTGGCGCTGACGTTGCTGCCGCTAGGCTTGCAGGGAGTGATGAACTACAAGCATTTCTCGCAGACGATGGATCGCAAGACCGAGCAGTTCACCATTGAACTGGTTCGCCAGATTAACGCCAATCTGAATCGGCTGCTGAAGGACTTTGAGCGGTTGTCGCTCTTGCCGCTTTACGATCAGATGGTGCTTGGCATTCTGGGCAAATACAACGGTTCAATGGGGTCTGGTACATGGGCGAGGTCTGAGGATTATCTGAAAATGAAGCTCTATACATCTGGTCAAGCTTATGACCGACCCGAGATTCGGGGAATTCATCTGATCAGCAATAGCGGCATCCTGTTCTCCAATCTCGATTCACTGGCAGTCAAGCCGGTATGGGACAGCAGACAGGATGACTGGTTTGCAGAGCTTGAAGACTCGGAAGGGACATGGCGCCTGCTTCCTCCGCATCAACCCAGCTATTACACGGGTGGTCAGCAAGAATGGTATATATCGGCGGGCAGAGTGCTTCGAGATCCGGGCACGCTTCAGCGACTGGGTTACATTCTGATTGATATCCGTCTAGAGGCCTTCGGTCAACTGTTATCCAATCTGAATTATGAGCAAGATGCAAGCCTGATGATTGTAGACAGCAAGCAGCGTCTGCTGTTCGAACGGACCTCGACCGGAGGAATGTCTGCTTACGACCAGTTGCTAACGAATGGACAGCTTCAAGGCTATGCAGGAAACCAAAAAATTGTTCTGGATGGGCAGTCCTATCTCTATGTACAACACCATTCCAGCTATTCCGGGCTTTCGGTGATCAGTCTTACACCTATTGTTGTGATTCAAAAGGAATCGGGTAAGATGCTCACCTTTACAATATGGTTCGCAGTGTTATGTATGGCGGGTATAGCGATTCTGGCGGTTCTGTTATCCTATCGTATCACCCGGCCACTGATTCGACTGAAGCACCACATGATTCGGGTGGAGCAGGGAGATTTCAGCCAGCGGGTAGCACACTTCAGCAATGATGAATTCGGACAGATGAGCCGGGGATTTAACCGAATGATGGAAGAGATTCATCGACTGTTTAATGAGGTGTTCCTGCTGGGCATTCAAGAGCGGGAGGCAGAGTTGTCGGCGTTGCAAAGCCAGATGAATCCTCACTTTATATATAACACACTGGAGTCCATTAACATGATGGCCATTCGCCAGAAGCATGCTGAGGTATCGGACATGGTGACGGCGCTTGGCAAGCTGCTGCGCTATACGATTGATAAGGTGGACCGGATGGTTCCACTTGGAGAAGAACTTGCTTTTGTACAATCCTATGTACGCATTCAGCAGGTACGTTACGACGGCAAGTTAAAGATTATCTATGATATCGAAGAAGGGATAACCGAGTATTTGATTCCGAAGCTGGTACTGCAACCGCTGGTGGAAAATGCAGTCTACCACGGCATTGAAGGGCAGGAAAATGGAGGAGTAATCTGGGTATCTGCCTTGAAATTCGACCATGAGCTGCTGATTAGCGTACGAGACAACGGTAAGGGAATGACTCAGGCTAAGATGGACGAGTTAAACGAATCCATAACAAAACAGCCTTCCAGTCAGGCATTACGTTGCCATGCCGGGGACAGTCTCGGGCTTAATAATATTGCCCAGAGGCTTCGTCTCATGTACGGAGAAGGCGGCAGCCTAAGCATTGATGGAAGTCCCGGGCAGGGCCTGGTGGTCACGATATCCATTCAAATTCTACCGAAAGGGGATTGA
- a CDS encoding carbohydrate ABC transporter permease, with protein MTHPHKRKRRGPLAREAQIAGWLFVSPMVLGFTLLLLFPMGLALYMSLTDWPLLGDHHFMGLENYRNIMTDTMFWKVLANTVYFTVGLVPLNIVLALLLALLLSRNLRGIGIFRTAIFVPVMTSLIVWAIVWKLMYATESGLINQLLLMLGIKGPAWLYNQDLAMPAVIVTSVLKNVGLNMVLFIAAIQQVPRSLYEAATLDGAGRRGTFFHVTLPMITPTVFLTVVMTVIGSLKVFGQIYVMTQGGPSNSTKVLVYYIWEKAFKLFQFGYASALAYVLFFIVLILTLLQWQLRKRWVFNEGDA; from the coding sequence GTGACCCATCCACACAAGCGAAAAAGAAGGGGACCGCTCGCCAGAGAGGCCCAGATCGCGGGGTGGCTGTTTGTATCGCCGATGGTGCTTGGGTTTACCCTGCTGCTGTTATTTCCCATGGGTCTCGCGTTATACATGAGCCTGACCGATTGGCCGCTGCTGGGTGATCATCATTTTATGGGACTGGAGAATTACCGGAATATTATGACAGACACCATGTTCTGGAAAGTGCTCGCCAATACAGTTTATTTCACAGTGGGGCTGGTCCCGCTTAATATTGTGCTCGCCCTGCTGCTTGCTTTGTTATTATCCAGAAATCTGAGGGGCATCGGAATTTTCCGGACGGCCATCTTTGTTCCGGTCATGACCTCGTTGATCGTATGGGCCATCGTGTGGAAGCTGATGTATGCGACAGAGTCGGGATTGATTAATCAGCTTCTGTTGATGCTGGGCATTAAAGGTCCGGCCTGGCTTTACAATCAGGATTTGGCAATGCCGGCCGTGATTGTGACCAGTGTGCTGAAAAATGTAGGTCTGAATATGGTGCTGTTCATTGCAGCCATTCAGCAGGTACCGCGTTCACTGTACGAAGCAGCAACATTGGACGGTGCGGGCAGAAGGGGAACCTTCTTTCACGTTACACTGCCTATGATTACACCAACGGTGTTTCTGACTGTGGTCATGACCGTGATTGGTTCACTCAAAGTATTCGGACAGATCTATGTGATGACACAGGGTGGGCCGAGTAACAGCACAAAGGTATTGGTTTATTATATCTGGGAAAAAGCATTCAAACTATTCCAGTTCGGCTATGCTTCTGCTCTCGCATATGTGCTGTTCTTCATCGTACTGATCCTGACGCTGCTGCAATGGCAGCTCCGAAAGAGGTGGGTATTCAATGAAGGCGATGCCTAG
- a CDS encoding response regulator, whose protein sequence is MYKVLLVEDETVIRQGMRELIVQSSSQFQVTGEASSGTEALDFLRCEVPDVLITDIRMREMDGLTLASKARDMYPELLMLIISGYGEFEYARRAMEFGVLNYLLKPIDRYELALCIQKIQLLLDRRYGISTLSIPEPSGKAEHVGGDTRKIIRDVKEHIKQHPDGDLRLQTIADLVNLNPTYLSQLFKNEIGINYSEYITEARMERAKWLLINTGLKIYDVARLSGHQSPKHFMLVFKQQVGWTAGEYRDRFSIS, encoded by the coding sequence ATGTATAAAGTATTGCTTGTAGAGGATGAGACGGTCATCCGTCAGGGAATGAGAGAGCTGATCGTACAATCGTCTTCTCAGTTTCAGGTAACGGGCGAAGCATCGAGCGGCACCGAGGCGCTGGATTTTCTGAGATGTGAGGTGCCGGATGTGTTAATCACGGATATCCGCATGCGTGAAATGGACGGATTAACTTTGGCAAGCAAAGCCAGAGACATGTACCCTGAATTGCTCATGCTCATCATTAGCGGCTATGGCGAGTTTGAATATGCGCGCAGAGCGATGGAGTTCGGGGTGTTGAACTACCTGTTGAAGCCAATCGATCGCTATGAACTGGCATTATGCATACAGAAGATTCAATTGCTGCTGGATCGCAGATATGGTATTTCAACCCTTTCGATCCCGGAGCCATCTGGGAAAGCAGAACATGTTGGTGGAGATACGCGGAAAATTATCCGAGATGTGAAGGAGCACATCAAGCAACATCCCGATGGAGATTTGCGGCTCCAGACGATAGCAGATCTCGTTAACTTGAACCCTACTTATTTGAGCCAGTTGTTCAAGAACGAAATAGGCATTAATTATTCCGAATACATCACGGAGGCACGTATGGAGCGGGCCAAGTGGTTGCTGATCAACACGGGTCTCAAAATCTATGATGTGGCACGGTTATCCGGGCATCAGAGTCCCAAACATTTCATGCTGGTGTTCAAGCAGCAGGTGGGATGGACTGCGGGAGAATACCGAGACCGATTCAGTATTTCTTGA
- a CDS encoding FAD-dependent oxidoreductase, protein MEKEEADVVIVGGGPAGIAAAIAAGRQGVRTVLVERYGFVGGMSTAAMVYPWMTFHTERGEQVIQGIAQEIVDRLQMRGGSPGHLRDTVGFVHSVTPYHPAIFQVVAAEMLQEAGVRLLLHSFVDEVVVGDDRVKAVRVTNKSGRKEFQANVFVDASGDADLAYLAGASVAKGRDGDNQSQPMTMKFRMRGVDLGRVKQYMQEHPEDFYVKTPFAELDSIPLTGVSGFYSQWKKAGVPINRDQVLFFTGPADDEVLINCTRVQGLDATDAEDLTSAEQEGRKQVLMIAEFLQRDVPGFERASISAVAPQIGIRESRRIIGHYALTQADVVAGRKFEDVITRSGYPIDIHDPSGQGVVAAFIEGDGAYDIPYRCLISRNIRNLLAAGRCISTTHEAHATTRLTPSCMATGEAAGTAAALTVKMKLDPVGLPIELLQAELRHNGAAI, encoded by the coding sequence ATGGAAAAGGAAGAAGCAGATGTCGTTATCGTGGGTGGAGGTCCAGCGGGTATAGCGGCAGCCATTGCCGCTGGAAGACAGGGTGTCCGCACAGTCCTGGTAGAGCGATACGGATTCGTTGGTGGGATGTCCACTGCCGCTATGGTTTATCCCTGGATGACTTTCCATACGGAACGTGGGGAGCAGGTCATTCAAGGCATTGCGCAGGAGATTGTGGATCGTTTGCAGATGCGTGGCGGCTCCCCGGGGCATTTGCGTGATACGGTTGGATTTGTGCACAGTGTCACACCGTACCATCCAGCCATCTTTCAGGTGGTTGCGGCAGAGATGTTGCAGGAGGCTGGTGTCCGGCTGTTATTGCACAGCTTCGTGGATGAAGTGGTCGTTGGGGATGATCGGGTGAAAGCGGTGCGAGTGACAAACAAGTCTGGACGAAAGGAGTTTCAGGCGAACGTATTCGTGGATGCAAGCGGTGATGCGGATCTGGCTTATCTTGCAGGGGCTTCGGTGGCGAAGGGGAGAGATGGCGATAACCAGTCTCAGCCGATGACCATGAAATTTCGCATGCGTGGTGTGGATCTTGGACGAGTGAAGCAATACATGCAGGAGCATCCGGAGGATTTCTATGTGAAAACGCCTTTTGCAGAGCTGGACAGTATTCCGTTAACCGGGGTGAGCGGCTTCTATTCCCAATGGAAAAAAGCGGGTGTGCCGATTAATCGCGACCAAGTGCTGTTTTTTACCGGACCGGCTGACGATGAAGTGCTGATTAATTGTACCCGGGTGCAGGGACTCGATGCGACGGATGCCGAGGATCTGACCTCTGCTGAACAGGAAGGGAGGAAGCAGGTACTGATGATCGCTGAGTTTTTGCAACGTGATGTGCCTGGATTCGAACGGGCTTCCATCTCAGCGGTAGCACCTCAGATTGGTATCCGTGAATCCAGGCGAATTATAGGTCATTATGCGTTGACCCAGGCGGATGTGGTCGCAGGACGGAAGTTCGAGGATGTGATTACCAGAAGCGGTTATCCGATTGATATTCATGACCCTTCGGGTCAAGGTGTTGTGGCTGCCTTTATAGAAGGAGATGGGGCGTACGATATTCCGTATCGCTGTCTGATCTCTCGCAACATCCGCAATCTGCTGGCGGCAGGACGCTGCATCTCCACCACACATGAGGCGCATGCAACGACAAGGCTGACGCCAAGCTGTATGGCTACCGGGGAGGCCGCCGGGACAGCAGCTGCACTAACCGTGAAGATGAAGCTTGATCCGGTGGGACTGCCAATTGAGCTGCTACAGGCGGAATTACGTCACAACGGAGCGGCGATCTAG